The DNA region TTTCTCACCTTTCCCGTGTGGGCTTTAATTCTTAGGGTATGTTAGCACAGGTAGTTTGAAAATGCAGTAGTTTTGCAAAAAAAACTGAAAGTTTTTTGAAATACCATAAAAAGGAACTTTCATCTTTTCATTTAGATTGTTTACATCACCTCCACATACCCGCTTTTTGTATTGTTTGGTTCAATGCATGGAATACTCCACGCATATTCCCATTGCAATGGAATCAGCTCGCGACAATGGCCCCATCCACTTCCCTTTTGTATGGGGAGGTGGATGGGGCCAGAATCGACTTTTTCAATGACGCAAATGCGCCTGTATGCTTCATATGAGTTCTATCTTTTACCCTTTTACCCTTTGACCGATCCGGCAGCAATGCCCTCCACAATTCGATTGCTCAAGACGAGGAAGGCGATCAGGATGGGCAGGATGCTAATCATCAGTGTCGCACCAATGGCTCCCCAATCCGTTGTGTACTGTCCAATAAAATTCTGCACCCCAACGGTCAGTGTTTTGTACGCATCTGTACTGATGAACGTATTCACGAAGATGAATTCATTCCAGTCATAGATCATGTTAATAATCGCCGTCGTGGCGATCACCGAAGATGTCATCGGCAGGACGATACGGAAGAAAATTCGATGAACGGAGCACCCGTCCATCACCGCTGCTTCCTCTACTTCCCGTGGAAGGGCGTAGTAGAATCCAAGCAGGATCATAATGGTGATCGGCATATTAAACGCGATGTAGGACAGAATCACCGACAATGGATGATCCGTTAGGTGAAGCTTCAGAAACAGGCTGAACAGCGGGATCAGCGTAGAGTGCACAGGGATCATCATACCCACCATGAACAATCCAAGCACCAGAGAACGCCCTTTCCAGCGCATGCGGGTTATGGCGAAGGTGACCAGACTCGCGAACAGCACGGTGAACACGACAGATACCACCGTGATCCAGACACTATTGAAGAAATATAAACTGATGTTGCCTTCCGTCCACACCTTCACATAGTTCTCCCAACGCGGAGTCGCAGGAAGGGCAAACGGTGCCATATCGAATACTTCCTGATTATTTTTGAGCGAGAACAGCAGCAGCCAGATCAAGGGCAGAATCTGCAGCAGCGCCACCAGAATCAGCAGGATGTAGAGCAGGACATATCCGAGCCTTCTCAGCACGGTCGGTCCCGTGCCTGTTCCCGGATAGGCTGGCAACCGAACCGCGGTATCGGTCTTCACAGGGATGGACCTCCTTTCATTTCACTTCACTCAAGAATACTGAATGGTGTCCTTGGATGCCGTAGCCTTTCGAAGCAGCCAGGTGACGACCAGACATATCACGAGCAGGAAGAAGCCGACGGCACTCCCGTAACCAAAGTCGAATCCTCGGAAAGCCTGATGATACATATAGGAAGCCATCACTTCACTGGAGCCGTTCGGTCCACCGTCCGTCATTACATAAATGAGGTCAAAGTACTTCAGCGAGCCGACGACAGCCAGTACAATGGTCACTTTGATCACTTCCGTAATCAGGGGCAGCTTGATTCGGAAGGCAATCTGCCAAGGGCTCGCTCCATCAATCCGAGCTGCTTCAACCAGCGACTCCGGGATATTCTTGAGCGCTGCGTAGTAGATCAGGATGTAAAA from Paenibacillus sp. JNUCC-31 includes:
- a CDS encoding carbohydrate ABC transporter permease; the protein is MKTDTAVRLPAYPGTGTGPTVLRRLGYVLLYILLILVALLQILPLIWLLLFSLKNNQEVFDMAPFALPATPRWENYVKVWTEGNISLYFFNSVWITVVSVVFTVLFASLVTFAITRMRWKGRSLVLGLFMVGMMIPVHSTLIPLFSLFLKLHLTDHPLSVILSYIAFNMPITIMILLGFYYALPREVEEAAVMDGCSVHRIFFRIVLPMTSSVIATTAIINMIYDWNEFIFVNTFISTDAYKTLTVGVQNFIGQYTTDWGAIGATLMISILPILIAFLVLSNRIVEGIAAGSVKG